The sequence below is a genomic window from Draconibacterium halophilum.
AGGGTAAAGAAATTTGCGAGAAACAGCTTTTTAAACTCATCGACCGGGTAGAGAAAGTGGAAGTAAACGAGGAGCAAATTGGCGAGTTTATGCCGGTTATTTACAAAAAACTGGCGTGGCTGGAGCGCGAAGAGCTGATTAAGCACTTTGTATCGGTGGAGTTTAACACCTTTTTGAAATACTACGAAAACGCCAAAGATATTAACGTTGACGAAGCCCGCGAAAAGAATCGATGCGTAACGATCGTGGCGACCGCCGCAGAGGAGGACGTGACGGACGAGATCGTGGTGATCGTGGAAACCGCGAGCGCGGCGGAGACCGTGAACGCGGAGACCGTGGCAGAGGACGAAGAGGCAACGGTGGCAACATGTCGCGTTTCTTCTTTAGCCTGGGTAAAAAGAGCGCGTAAACAAACGTGCAATCATCGATTTGATTAACCAGAACACCCGGGAAAAAGTATCGATATTGGCAGCATTGAAGTGTTGAAAGGTTTCTCATTCTTCGAGATTGACTCGAACTACGAGAAAGAAATTACAA
It includes:
- a CDS encoding DbpA RNA binding domain-containing protein, which translates into the protein MGSIEVLKGFSFFEIDSNYEKEITKAFKNARFRGQKVNIEVANKKK